In bacterium, one DNA window encodes the following:
- a CDS encoding PEGA domain-containing protein, with protein MEIIIGIIRTILAIPAAIAAMITIKEKREKGRMLEMVWRICITLCISIGIIIPVIMYVRPVELTITDLPSKILSREKTISIPIKGEIKGDVEKFRDWRIFIVNRSVGWETWQTQKPGIVPAKEWEIKEVYLGGEGYPPRDGEEFEVAAIMIKGEIKDAYTTLQHIPYKSKIGTLAVKIRKEIPSPTPPPQPSEPSTTPSPPTEQTLTISSIPPGAEIYLDGEMKGKTPKSINVSVGIHLIEIAKDSYEVWRKEITITEGEAPEGISAPLTPLNERYNLTVTSDPPGAKIYLRCSEPDREYFRGITPTTLSISSGRHTLILKKEGYKEMEDIKRIEEGDRINWYTPCYVLSR; from the coding sequence ATGGAAATAATTATTGGCATTATTCGTACTATTCTTGCAATTCCAGCAGCCATAGCAGCAATGATTACTATTAAAGAAAAAAGGGAAAAGGGTAGAATGCTCGAAATGGTCTGGAGAATCTGTATAACACTATGTATTTCAATAGGTATAATTATTCCTGTAATAATGTATGTTCGGCCAGTAGAATTGACCATAACAGACCTTCCGAGTAAAATTCTTTCAAGAGAAAAAACAATAAGTATTCCCATTAAAGGAGAGATAAAAGGAGATGTGGAGAAATTTCGGGACTGGAGGATATTTATAGTTAACCGCTCTGTAGGATGGGAGACCTGGCAAACCCAAAAGCCAGGGATTGTCCCTGCAAAAGAGTGGGAGATTAAAGAAGTATACTTAGGTGGCGAAGGGTATCCTCCAAGAGATGGTGAAGAATTTGAAGTTGCAGCCATAATGATTAAAGGAGAAATAAAGGATGCATATACTACCCTGCAACATATACCATATAAGTCTAAGATAGGGACATTAGCAGTGAAAATACGAAAAGAGATACCTTCTCCTACACCACCTCCGCAACCATCAGAGCCATCAACAACACCAAGCCCACCAACAGAGCAGACTCTAACTATTAGCTCTATACCGCCGGGGGCTGAAATATATTTAGATGGAGAAATGAAGGGCAAGACACCTAAATCTATAAATGTCTCTGTAGGAATACATTTAATAGAGATAGCTAAAGATAGTTATGAAGTTTGGAGAAAGGAAATTACTATCACAGAGGGTGAAGCCCCAGAAGGTATTAGTGCACCACTAACACCTTTAAATGAAAGGTATAATCTCACCGTTACTTCAGATCCACCAGGAGCTAAGATATATTTGAGGTGCTCAGAGCCAGATAGAGAATACTTTAGAGGAATAACCCCCACGACACTAAGTATTTCTTCAGGAAGACATACTCTGATATTGAAAAAAGAAGGGTATAAGGAGATGGAAGATATCAAAAGAATAGAAGAAGGGGACAGGATCAATTGGTATACCCCGTGTTATGTACTATCCAGATAA